From Mycolicibacterium nivoides, a single genomic window includes:
- the hemW gene encoding radical SAM family heme chaperone HemW — protein sequence MNTRTAPVGQPELAHLPGRAFGIYIHVPFCATRCGYCDFNTYTPAELGGANPDGWLAALRVELRLAAQRVGSVPVQTVFVGGGTPSLLGGTGLAAVLGAVRDNFDLAVGAEVTTEANPESTSPEMFATLREAGYTRVSLGMQSAAPQVLAVLDRTHSPGRAPAAAVEARDAGFEHVNIDLIYGTPGETDDDLRRSIDVAVGAGVDHVSAYSLIVEDGTALARRVRRGEIARPDDDVLAQRYELLDSRLSAAGLHWYEVSNWSAQGGECRHNLGYWGGGEWWGAGPGAHGFLGDTRWWNVKHPNAYAQTLAEDRLPIADFEKLDARDRHVEEVMLRVRLRDGLPVTLLDADEQVRAETLCGEGLLLRQREVLVLTDRGRLLADGVVRDLLG from the coding sequence ATGAACACCCGTACCGCGCCTGTCGGCCAACCCGAGTTGGCCCACCTGCCAGGTCGCGCGTTCGGCATCTACATCCACGTTCCGTTCTGCGCGACGCGGTGCGGATACTGCGACTTCAACACCTACACACCCGCCGAACTGGGTGGTGCGAACCCCGACGGCTGGCTGGCCGCGTTGCGCGTCGAACTGCGGCTGGCGGCCCAAAGGGTCGGTTCCGTGCCCGTGCAGACGGTGTTCGTCGGCGGCGGCACGCCCTCGCTGCTCGGCGGTACCGGCCTGGCCGCGGTGCTCGGAGCCGTCCGCGACAACTTCGACCTGGCGGTCGGCGCCGAGGTGACCACCGAAGCCAACCCGGAGTCCACCTCGCCGGAGATGTTCGCGACGTTGCGCGAGGCCGGTTACACCCGGGTGTCCCTTGGCATGCAGTCGGCGGCGCCGCAGGTGCTGGCGGTGCTGGACCGCACGCACTCCCCGGGGCGCGCGCCGGCGGCGGCAGTGGAGGCCAGGGACGCGGGGTTCGAACACGTCAACATCGATCTCATCTACGGCACGCCGGGGGAGACCGACGACGATCTGCGGCGCTCGATCGACGTCGCGGTGGGTGCCGGTGTCGACCACGTGTCCGCGTATTCGCTGATCGTCGAGGACGGCACCGCCCTGGCCCGCCGCGTGCGCCGTGGCGAGATCGCCCGGCCCGACGACGACGTGCTCGCGCAGCGCTACGAACTGCTCGACAGCCGGCTCTCGGCGGCGGGCCTGCACTGGTACGAGGTGTCGAACTGGAGCGCCCAAGGCGGGGAATGCCGGCACAACCTCGGCTACTGGGGTGGTGGCGAGTGGTGGGGCGCCGGCCCCGGAGCGCACGGCTTCCTCGGGGACACCCGGTGGTGGAATGTCAAGCACCCCAATGCTTATGCGCAGACTTTGGCTGAAGACCGGTTGCCCATCGCCGATTTCGAGAAGCTCGATGCTCGCGACCGGCATGTGGAGGAAGTGATGCTGCGGGTCAGGCTTCGTGACGGTCTCCCGGTGACACTGCTCGATGCCGACGAACAGGTTCGCGCCGAAACTCTCTGTGGTGAAGGACTTCTCCTCCGGCAGCGAGAAGTCCTGGTGCTGACCGACCGGGGCCGCCTGCTCGCGGACGGGGTCGTCCGGGACTTACTCGGGTAG
- a CDS encoding Ms4527A family Cys-rich leader peptide has product MARRHVDFKRVCSCCCLP; this is encoded by the coding sequence GTGGCCCGTCGGCATGTCGATTTCAAGCGCGTCTGTAGCTGTTGCTGTCTGCCTTAA
- a CDS encoding nitrite/sulfite reductase — protein MTEVQAQPRPAKTRDEGQWALGSRDPLNPNEVFKQEDDALNVRARILDVYSKQGFDSIDKTDLRGRMRWMGLYTQREQGYDGTFTGDDNAELLEAPFFMMRVRSDGGALTAKSLRTLGEISTEFARDTADITDRENIQYHWIRIEDVPEIWRRLEEVGLQTTEACGDCPRVVLGSPLAGESLDEVLDPTPALEEIVRRYIGNPLLSNLPRKFKTAISGLQDVAHEINDVAFIGVNHPEHGPGLDVWVGGGLSTNPMLAQRLGVWVPLDEVPDVWEGVTSIFRDYGYRRLRNKARLKFLVKDWGPQKFREVLETEYLKRKLIDGPAPEQVPHNIDHVGVQKLKNGLNAVGVAPIAGRVSGTILTKVADLAEAAGSDRIRLTPYQKLIVLDVPDDKLAELRAGLDALGLSSTPSRWRQNVMACTGIEYCKLSFAETRVRAQSLVPDLEERLADLNSTLDVPVTVNLNGCPNSCARIQIADIGFKGQMIDDGDGPEEGFQVHLGGSLGLDSGFGRKLRQHKVLSTELGDYVERVVRNFVKQREDGERFAQWAVRADEADLR, from the coding sequence ATGACCGAGGTTCAAGCCCAGCCGCGACCCGCGAAGACTCGCGACGAGGGTCAGTGGGCGCTGGGTAGCCGCGATCCCCTGAACCCCAACGAGGTGTTCAAACAGGAGGATGACGCCCTCAACGTCCGGGCCCGCATCCTCGACGTCTACTCCAAGCAGGGCTTCGACAGCATCGACAAGACCGACCTGCGCGGCCGGATGCGCTGGATGGGCCTGTACACCCAGCGTGAGCAGGGCTATGACGGCACCTTCACCGGTGACGACAACGCCGAACTGTTGGAGGCCCCGTTCTTCATGATGCGGGTGCGCTCCGACGGCGGCGCGCTGACCGCCAAGTCGCTGCGCACGCTCGGCGAGATTTCGACCGAATTTGCCAGGGACACCGCTGACATCACCGACCGGGAGAACATCCAGTACCACTGGATCCGCATCGAGGACGTACCGGAGATCTGGCGCCGGCTCGAAGAGGTCGGTCTGCAGACCACCGAGGCCTGCGGCGACTGCCCCCGCGTCGTCCTGGGTTCGCCGCTGGCCGGTGAATCCCTCGACGAGGTACTCGATCCGACGCCCGCGCTGGAAGAGATCGTCCGCCGCTACATCGGCAACCCGCTGCTGTCGAACCTGCCGCGCAAGTTCAAGACCGCGATCTCGGGCCTGCAAGACGTGGCGCACGAGATCAACGACGTGGCGTTCATCGGGGTCAATCACCCCGAGCACGGCCCCGGCCTCGACGTGTGGGTCGGAGGTGGCCTGTCCACCAACCCGATGCTGGCCCAGCGCCTGGGCGTCTGGGTGCCGCTGGACGAGGTGCCCGACGTCTGGGAGGGCGTCACCTCGATCTTCCGCGACTACGGCTACCGCCGCCTGCGCAACAAGGCCCGGCTGAAGTTCCTGGTCAAGGACTGGGGCCCGCAGAAGTTCCGCGAGGTGCTGGAGACCGAGTACCTCAAGCGCAAGCTGATCGACGGTCCTGCGCCCGAGCAGGTGCCCCACAACATCGACCATGTCGGCGTACAGAAGCTCAAGAACGGTCTGAACGCCGTCGGCGTCGCACCGATCGCCGGTCGGGTGTCCGGCACCATCCTGACCAAGGTCGCCGATCTGGCCGAGGCCGCCGGGTCCGATCGGATCCGGTTGACCCCGTACCAGAAGCTGATCGTGCTCGACGTGCCCGATGACAAGCTCGCCGAACTGCGCGCCGGTCTCGATGCGCTGGGACTGTCCTCGACCCCGTCGCGCTGGCGGCAGAACGTGATGGCCTGCACCGGCATCGAGTACTGCAAGCTGTCCTTCGCCGAGACCCGGGTGCGGGCACAGAGCCTGGTACCCGATCTGGAGGAGCGCCTCGCCGACCTGAACTCGACGCTGGACGTGCCGGTGACGGTCAACCTCAACGGCTGCCCGAACTCGTGCGCCCGCATCCAGATCGCCGATATCGGCTTCAAGGGGCAGATGATCGACGACGGCGACGGGCCCGAGGAGGGCTTCCAGGTGCATCTGGGCGGCAGCCTCGGCCTGGACAGCGGATTCGGCCGCAAGTTGCGCCAGCACAAGGTGTTGTCCACCGAACTCGGTGACTACGTCGAGCGGGTCGTCCGCAACTTCGTGAAACAACGCGAGGACGGCGAGCGTTTCGCCCAGTGGGCCGTTCGGGCCGACGAGGCGGACTTGAGGTAG
- a CDS encoding phosphoadenylyl-sulfate reductase produces MSALTEAELIELAERGAAELADAGAEELLRWTDKHFGGNYVVASNMQDAVLVEMAAKVRPGVDVLFLDTGYHFAETIGTRDAVEQVYGVNVVNVHPENTVAQQDALHGKDLFARDAAACCRMRKVEPLGKALAGYSAWVTGIRRVEAPTRANAPLISWDAAFGLVKINPIAAWSDDEMQAYIEANDILVNPLVYDGYPSIGCAPCTTKPAEGADPRSGRWAGQAKTECGLHAS; encoded by the coding sequence ATGAGCGCATTGACTGAAGCGGAATTGATCGAGCTGGCCGAGCGCGGTGCGGCCGAGCTGGCCGACGCCGGCGCCGAGGAACTCCTGCGCTGGACCGACAAGCACTTCGGCGGCAACTACGTCGTAGCGTCCAACATGCAGGATGCCGTGCTCGTCGAGATGGCGGCCAAGGTGCGCCCGGGCGTGGACGTGCTGTTCCTTGACACCGGCTACCACTTCGCCGAGACCATCGGTACCCGCGACGCCGTGGAACAGGTGTACGGCGTGAACGTGGTAAACGTGCATCCCGAGAACACCGTCGCCCAGCAGGACGCGCTGCACGGTAAGGACCTGTTCGCCCGCGATGCCGCCGCCTGCTGCCGGATGCGCAAGGTCGAACCGCTGGGCAAGGCCCTGGCGGGCTACAGCGCGTGGGTCACCGGTATCCGCCGGGTGGAGGCGCCGACGCGCGCCAACGCCCCGCTGATCAGCTGGGATGCCGCCTTCGGCCTGGTGAAGATCAACCCGATCGCGGCCTGGTCCGACGACGAGATGCAGGCCTACATCGAGGCCAACGACATCCTGGTCAATCCCCTTGTGTACGACGGCTATCCGTCCATTGGGTGCGCCCCGTGCACGACCAAGCCGGCCGAAGGCGCCGATCCGCGCAGCGGCCGGTGGGCCGGCCAGGCCAAGACGGAGTGCGGGCTGCACGCCTCGTGA
- a CDS encoding sirohydrochlorin chelatase — MTLVLTAHGSADPRSAANAHAIGGHLRRLLSDTEVRVAFCEQNAPNLTEVLPGVEPGAVVVPLLLGSAYHARIDIPGLIADSGAEVTQADVLGDDPRLLQVVRERLTAVGVSRFDADLGVILAGVGSSHPAANARTAALTAALAEGTRWVGTHVAFATGQTPSLPEAVERLRQRGARRLVIAPWFLAHGRITDRVAEFACTAGIPMAEPLGAHRLVAATVLDRYEEALAARSAGFAA, encoded by the coding sequence GTGACGCTCGTTCTCACAGCACACGGCAGCGCGGACCCGCGTTCGGCGGCGAATGCGCATGCCATCGGCGGGCATCTGCGTCGCCTGCTGTCCGACACCGAGGTACGGGTCGCGTTCTGTGAACAGAACGCACCCAACCTCACCGAGGTGCTGCCCGGCGTGGAGCCCGGCGCCGTTGTGGTGCCGTTGCTGCTGGGCAGCGCCTATCACGCCCGGATCGACATTCCTGGGCTGATCGCCGACTCGGGTGCCGAGGTGACCCAGGCCGATGTGCTCGGCGATGATCCCCGTCTGTTGCAGGTGGTGCGGGAGCGGCTGACCGCGGTGGGCGTGTCCCGGTTCGACGCGGACCTCGGCGTGATCCTCGCCGGGGTCGGCTCGTCACATCCGGCCGCCAATGCGCGCACCGCCGCACTTACCGCAGCGCTGGCAGAGGGCACCCGCTGGGTTGGCACCCACGTGGCGTTCGCCACAGGGCAGACCCCGTCCCTGCCGGAGGCCGTCGAGCGTTTGCGGCAACGCGGCGCGCGCCGCCTGGTGATCGCCCCCTGGTTCCTGGCACACGGCCGGATCACCGACCGGGTTGCCGAATTCGCCTGTACCGCAGGCATTCCGATGGCTGAACCGCTTGGCGCGCATCGCCTGGTGGCGGCCACGGTGCTCGATCGCTACGAAGAGGCGCTCGCCGCACGCAGCGCCGGCTTCGCCGCCTGA
- a CDS encoding MBL fold metallo-hydrolase → MKFIQYYLDCLSHASYLIGDESSGRAVVVDPQRDVAEYVADAEKLGMQITHVIETHFHADFLSGHLELAEATGAAIVYSSVAQPEFDHMGVEDGQRISFGEVVLEFRHTPGHTPESMSIVVYEHAGDDVPYGVLTGDTLFIGDVGRPDLLASIGFTRDELADKLYHSLHEKLLPLPDATRVFPAHGAGSACGKNLSTELSSTMGEQKQTNYALRAPDKQSFIELVTAGQPPAPGYFVYDAILNRKDRALLDEEAMPKALDYGQATDAVANGAMLIDGRSPEDFALGHLRNAVNIGLAGRYAEFAGSVVKPDADIVLVTDPGEEREGKNRLARIGFDRVLGYLDNPERTMFENRDDVTVASRLTASAFDERAAAVADLQIVDVRNPGETEAGMIPGAVNIPVGQLADRTDELDRTRPTVVYCAGGYRSSVAASLLRQRGFTDVSDILGGYGAWADSTHAA, encoded by the coding sequence ATGAAGTTCATCCAGTACTACCTGGACTGTCTGTCGCACGCGTCGTACCTGATCGGCGATGAGTCGTCCGGGCGCGCCGTCGTCGTCGACCCGCAGCGCGACGTCGCCGAGTACGTCGCCGACGCCGAGAAGCTCGGCATGCAGATCACCCACGTGATCGAAACCCACTTCCACGCCGACTTCCTGTCCGGCCACCTCGAGCTGGCCGAGGCCACCGGCGCCGCGATCGTGTACTCGTCGGTCGCCCAGCCGGAGTTCGACCACATGGGAGTCGAAGACGGCCAACGCATTTCATTCGGCGAGGTGGTGCTGGAATTCCGGCACACCCCCGGTCACACCCCCGAATCGATGAGCATCGTGGTCTACGAGCACGCCGGCGACGACGTGCCCTACGGCGTCCTGACCGGTGACACCCTGTTCATCGGCGACGTCGGTCGGCCCGACCTGCTGGCCTCGATCGGCTTCACCCGCGACGAGCTGGCCGACAAGCTCTACCACTCGCTGCACGAGAAGCTGCTGCCGCTGCCCGATGCCACGCGGGTCTTCCCGGCCCACGGCGCGGGTTCGGCCTGCGGCAAGAACCTGTCCACCGAGCTGTCGTCCACCATGGGTGAGCAGAAACAGACCAACTACGCGCTGCGCGCACCGGACAAGCAGTCCTTCATCGAGCTGGTCACCGCCGGACAACCGCCCGCCCCGGGCTACTTCGTCTACGACGCGATCCTCAACCGCAAGGACCGCGCACTGCTCGACGAGGAGGCGATGCCGAAAGCGCTGGACTACGGTCAGGCCACGGACGCCGTCGCGAACGGGGCCATGCTGATCGACGGCCGCAGCCCCGAGGATTTCGCGCTGGGTCATTTGCGCAACGCAGTCAACATCGGGCTGGCCGGGCGCTACGCCGAATTCGCCGGATCGGTGGTCAAACCCGACGCCGACATCGTGCTGGTCACCGACCCGGGCGAGGAGCGCGAGGGCAAGAATCGCCTGGCGCGCATCGGGTTCGACAGGGTGCTGGGTTACCTCGACAATCCGGAGCGGACGATGTTCGAGAACCGCGACGATGTGACGGTCGCCTCACGGTTGACCGCCAGCGCCTTCGACGAGCGGGCGGCCGCAGTCGCAGACCTGCAGATCGTCGACGTGCGCAATCCTGGTGAGACCGAGGCGGGCATGATCCCGGGCGCGGTCAACATCCCGGTGGGTCAGCTGGCGGATCGGACCGACGAATTGGATCGCACCCGCCCGACCGTGGTCTACTGCGCCGGCGGCTACCGCTCTTCTGTGGCGGCCAGCCTGCTGCGTCAGCGCGGCTTCACCGATGTCAGCGACATCCTGGGCGGCTACGGCGCCTGGGCTGACAGCACCCACGCCGCCTGA
- a CDS encoding NAD(P)/FAD-dependent oxidoreductase yields MSTPVKHEVLIIGGGTAGITVAARLLRKHYRDVAIIEPSDKHYYQPLWTLVGGGQATAAETERAEGSVVPRGATWIKSAVTAVDPDANTVTCADGATYGYDVLVVAPGIQLDWERTEGLSDTLGKDGVSSNYLFDLAPRTWEFIRNTRSGTAVFTMPSGPIKCAGAPQKIAYLACDHWRRQGVLDKIDVHLVVPTPRIFGIPAIADNLDKVIADYGITLHTGSEVRSIDSAARKVTMTNIAEGIETTLPYDVLHAVPHQSAPDWIKTSPLSTSHVGGDANGYVDIDKHTMQHVRYPNVFALGDAGSSPNSKTGAAIRKQAPAVVENIGAVLSGRPLSGSYDGYASCPIVTSSHDMLLAEFDYDFALKPSFPLLDPVKPHRPYWYLKKYGLPAMYWNLMLKGLA; encoded by the coding sequence ATGTCGACCCCAGTCAAGCACGAGGTCCTGATCATCGGCGGCGGCACGGCCGGGATCACCGTGGCGGCCCGATTGCTGCGCAAGCACTACCGCGACGTGGCGATCATCGAGCCGTCCGACAAGCACTACTACCAGCCGCTGTGGACGCTGGTGGGCGGCGGCCAGGCTACGGCCGCCGAAACCGAGCGCGCCGAAGGCTCGGTCGTGCCACGCGGCGCCACCTGGATCAAGAGTGCGGTCACGGCCGTCGACCCGGATGCCAACACGGTCACGTGTGCCGACGGAGCCACCTACGGCTATGACGTACTGGTGGTGGCGCCGGGCATCCAGCTGGACTGGGAACGCACCGAGGGTCTGTCCGACACCCTTGGCAAGGACGGCGTCTCGTCGAACTATCTGTTCGACCTGGCGCCGCGCACTTGGGAGTTCATTCGCAACACCCGGTCCGGGACGGCCGTGTTCACCATGCCGTCGGGACCGATCAAGTGCGCGGGTGCACCGCAGAAGATTGCCTACCTGGCCTGCGACCACTGGCGGCGCCAGGGTGTGCTCGACAAGATCGACGTGCACCTGGTGGTCCCGACCCCGCGGATCTTCGGTATCCCCGCGATCGCCGACAACCTGGACAAGGTCATCGCCGACTACGGCATCACGTTGCACACCGGAAGTGAAGTGCGGTCCATTGATTCGGCGGCGCGCAAGGTCACGATGACCAACATTGCGGAGGGAATCGAGACCACGCTCCCCTACGACGTACTCCACGCGGTCCCGCACCAGTCGGCGCCGGACTGGATCAAGACCAGCCCGCTGTCCACGAGCCATGTCGGTGGGGACGCCAACGGGTATGTCGACATCGACAAGCACACGATGCAGCACGTGCGCTACCCGAATGTATTCGCACTCGGCGATGCGGGATCGTCCCCGAACTCGAAAACCGGTGCGGCCATTCGCAAGCAGGCACCCGCCGTGGTCGAGAACATCGGTGCGGTCCTGAGCGGACGCCCGCTGTCGGGATCCTACGACGGCTATGCGTCCTGCCCCATCGTGACGTCCTCACACGACATGTTGCTGGCCGAGTTCGACTACGACTTCGCCCTCAAACCCTCCTTCCCCCTGCTCGATCCGGTGAAACCACACCGGCCGTACTGGTACCTGAAGAAGTACGGACTACCCGCCATGTACTGGAACCTGATGTTGAAAGGTCTTGCCTGA
- a CDS encoding rhodanese-like domain-containing protein, which produces MSTSSIIDAAELNELKQTGNGPRLIDVRTPGEFETAHIPGSYNVPLDLLQEHRDEIAQHLDENVVLICRSGQRASTAGQTLRDAGLPNVSILEGGMTAWHDKGFGVRRGAQRWDLERQVRLVAGSIVLSSVLGSIASPKLKWVAAAIGAGLTTAALTNTCAMGMMLAKLPYNRGASCDAQSVVEQLIGSTQTPSGALA; this is translated from the coding sequence ATGTCCACCTCGTCGATCATCGACGCCGCCGAACTGAACGAACTCAAGCAGACCGGTAACGGCCCGCGGCTCATCGATGTCCGCACGCCCGGCGAGTTTGAAACCGCCCACATCCCAGGCTCTTACAACGTGCCACTGGATCTGCTGCAGGAACATCGGGACGAGATCGCCCAGCACCTCGACGAGAACGTCGTGCTGATCTGCCGCTCCGGGCAGCGGGCGAGCACCGCCGGCCAGACCCTGCGCGACGCCGGTCTGCCGAACGTCTCGATCCTCGAGGGCGGCATGACCGCCTGGCACGACAAGGGATTCGGGGTGCGCCGTGGCGCGCAGCGCTGGGACCTGGAACGCCAGGTCCGCCTGGTTGCCGGGTCGATCGTGCTGAGCAGTGTCCTGGGCAGCATCGCCTCCCCGAAGCTGAAGTGGGTCGCCGCGGCGATCGGAGCCGGGTTGACCACCGCCGCGCTGACGAACACTTGCGCCATGGGCATGATGCTGGCCAAGCTGCCGTACAACCGCGGTGCGTCCTGTGATGCCCAGAGCGTCGTCGAGCAGCTGATCGGTTCCACGCAAACACCTTCCGGCGCGTTGGCATGA
- a CDS encoding sulfite exporter TauE/SafE family protein, with protein sequence MIAVAVALAVLVGVSLGLLGGGGSILTVPLLAYVAGMEAKQAIATSLLVVGVTSAVSTLSHARAGRVQWRSGLMFGAAGMVGAYLGGLLSYVVPGSVLLTAFTVVMIATGIAMIKGRKACDQTTRTMPVVKVLLMGLGVGVVTGAVGAGGGFLVVPALALLGGLPMPVAVGTSLLVITMNSAAGLAGHLSTVPIDWTIAGAVTAAAVLGSLLGTRLTARVDPDAVRRAFGWFVLLMASLILGQEVHPAIGLTAAGLTVLAGLGNLSCARLGWCPLRWIFGPPATTT encoded by the coding sequence ATGATCGCCGTCGCTGTCGCGCTGGCCGTCCTGGTCGGGGTGTCCCTCGGACTCCTCGGCGGGGGCGGCTCGATCCTGACCGTTCCGCTGCTGGCATATGTGGCCGGCATGGAGGCCAAGCAGGCGATCGCCACGTCGCTGCTGGTCGTCGGGGTGACCAGCGCGGTCAGCACCTTGTCGCATGCGCGCGCCGGCCGGGTGCAATGGCGCAGTGGCCTGATGTTCGGGGCGGCCGGCATGGTCGGCGCGTACCTGGGCGGACTGCTGAGTTATGTCGTGCCCGGATCGGTACTGCTGACCGCCTTCACGGTCGTGATGATCGCCACGGGTATCGCAATGATCAAGGGACGCAAGGCGTGCGATCAGACGACTCGGACGATGCCCGTGGTCAAGGTCCTGCTGATGGGGCTGGGGGTCGGCGTGGTGACCGGAGCCGTCGGAGCCGGCGGTGGGTTCCTGGTGGTGCCCGCCCTGGCGCTGCTGGGTGGTCTGCCCATGCCCGTCGCGGTGGGAACCTCTCTGCTGGTGATCACGATGAACTCGGCCGCAGGTCTGGCCGGACATCTCAGCACCGTGCCGATCGACTGGACGATCGCCGGCGCAGTCACCGCCGCGGCGGTGCTGGGCAGCCTGCTGGGCACCCGCCTGACCGCGCGCGTCGACCCCGACGCGGTGCGCCGGGCCTTCGGCTGGTTCGTGTTACTCATGGCGTCGCTGATCCTCGGCCAGGAAGTCCACCCCGCCATCGGGCTCACCGCCGCCGGACTGACTGTGCTGGCCGGCCTCGGCAACCTGAGCTGTGCCCGGCTCGGATGGTGTCCGCTGCGGTGGATTTTCGGTCCACCTGCTACGACAACATGA